In the Mycosarcoma maydis chromosome 6, whole genome shotgun sequence genome, one interval contains:
- a CDS encoding DNA-directed DNA polymerase alpha subunit POL12 (related to DNA polymerase alpha 70 kDa subunit): MVASELTVRLSQYFGAYIASDPSLLAEATSICKHYNVTPEDLFYKWEAFAINNKLPKSEPLTIEHARELRKIIATSVNATMAAGVAAADHAQTPLKPSSALNRGRIAGDFSAMLGIKSTPNKGTAAIDRGVNANANANANSNPNAFQTPVRAVSSSIHSPFGGHGATPASASAYKPPIGAMGARDGDVHMSDIDSPIRSVPGDVTAAASSSSTSKRAQFSIVESLNEHHALTGSGSQLGVVSSSKKSSRVALATATNVKAWNYRYMYEKKGERSQVLDERIDEFASMLRSAYAIDESEEFGDPSLASQEAIWVVGRICAALPAPQSSAGEAMRAKAKAKAAASGKTNGDVDGTLAFGLPKLAETGVVLESSRMMGSGNRTPLVFDKGCIVKHTPQDAGTGGAATTLSLFPGQMVLCRGINAGADKFSVSEICLPPPLPLAVHTVDDALDRWYATDKLNGTALNVVAACAPYTDEADLHFAAWHRLMDALESGGLPSSDSETSRRGVPDTLVLCGPFISSKHAHLAFSTDTPAELFIEHFTRRLNELVTRYPATTVVMIPSTDDILNVHSAYPQPGFSKDDAVSLRLPKQVKCLPNPSVLFVNELVLGVTSVDVLADIKSEEMVTRIQASPNATASAASAVTQSVASKNKETNTRWSRSLLSQRSFYPLFPPPTQSGLSYDTCHSHLLGFPAVTPDLLILPSQKANPFIRVVNSATVVQPGSVAHSTVACIQIRPLPRDYLQSRSQFDTINATLYDRARIDIVTI; encoded by the coding sequence ATGGTAGCATCCGAACTCACCGTGCGGCTATCGCAGTACTTTGGCGCATACATTGCGAGCGACCCTTCGCTGCTGGCGGAAGCCACGTCGATCTGCAAGCACTACAACGTGACGCCCGAAGACCTGTTCTACAAATGGGAAGCGTTCGCAATCAATAACAAGCTGCCCAAATCCGAGCCGCTCACCATCGAGCATGCGAGGGAGCTACGAAAGATAATCGCCACCAGTGTGAATGCCACCATGGCTGCCGGcgttgcagctgccgaCCATGCGCAGACGCCGCTCAAGCCTTCCAGCGCGTTGAACCGCGGCAGAATCGCTGGTGACTTTTCGGCCATGCTCGGCATCAAGTCGACACCCAACAAGGGCACGGCTGCCATCGATCGAGGTGTaaatgcgaatgcgaatgcgaatgcgaattCGAACCCGAATGCATTTCAAACACCGGTGAGGGcggtgagctcgagcatccACTCGCCGTTCGGTGGTCACGGTGCTACGCCGGCTAGCGCGTCGGCATACAAGCCGCCGATAGGAGCGATGGGAGCGAGAGATGGTGATGTTCACATGTCGGATATCGACTCTCCTATTCGATCGGTACCGGGAGACGttactgctgctgcatcgtcatcttcgacgtcgaagcgGGCGCAATTTTCGATTGTGGAATCGCTGAATGAGCATCACGCACTCACTGGATCCGGGAGCCAGCTTGGCGTggtgtcgtcgagcaagaaaTCATCGCGCGTCGCACTGGCTACGGCGACCAATGTGAAGGCATGGAATTATCGATACATGTACGAAAAAAAGGGCGAGCGATCTCAAGTGCTCGATGAGCGGATTGACGAGTTTGCGTCTATGTTGCGGAGCGCATATGCAATTGACGAATCGGAAGAGTTCGGAGACCCGTCGCTGGCGTCACAGGAAGCGATCTGGGTAGTGGGTCGAATctgtgctgctcttccagcaCCACAGAGCTCGGCGGGCGAAGCGATGCGAGCAAAAGCCAAAGCGAAAGCGGCAGCGAGTGGCAAGACGAATGGCGATGTTGATGGCACGCTCGCTTTTGGGTTACCGAAACTCGCCGAGACCGGGGTGGTGCTGGAATCGTCGCGCATGATGGGCTCTGGCAACCGAACGCCGCTCGTTTTCGATAAAGGATGTATCGTCAAGCACACGCCGCAAGATGCAGGGACGGGAGGGGCGGCGACGACGCTCAGTCTGTTTCCTGGGCAGATGGTGCTGTGTCGAGGGATCAATGCGGGAGCCGACAAGTTTAGCGTGAGCGAGATCTGTTTGCCGCCTccgttgccgttggcgGTTCACACGGTTGACGATGCTCTGGACCGTTGGTACGCCACGGATAAACTCAATGGGACGGCGTTGAACGTGGTTGCTGCGTGCGCGCCGTACACGGACGAGGCCGACTTGCACTTTGCAGCATGGCACCGGTTGATGGATGCGCTCGAATCCGGCGGTCTGCCAAGCAGCGATTCCGAGACCTCGAGACGTGGCGTTCCCGACACACTGGTTCTGTGCGGACCGTTCATCTCGAGCAAACATGCACACCTTGCGTTCAGCACCGACACTCCGGCCGAACTGTTTATCGAGCACTTTACACGGCGGTTGAACGAGCTGGTGACGCGATATCCGGCGACGACGGTGGTCATGATTCCGAGTACCGACGATATCCTCAATGTGCACAGTGCATATCCGCAGCCTGGATTTAGCAAAGACGATGCTGTCTCGTTGCGCCTACCGAAGCAGGTCAAGTGTCTTCCGAATCCGAGCGTCTTGTTTGTCAACGAGCTCGTGCTCGGTGTTACCAGTGTCGACGTTCTTGCTGATATCAAGAGCGAAGAGATGGTCACCAGGATTCAAGCGTCGCCCAATGCCACCGCATCAGCGGCGTCCGCTGTGACGCAAAGTGTGGCGAGTAAGAACAAGGAGACCAATACTCGTTGGAGTCGATCGCTTCTTTCGCAGCGTTCGTTTTATCCACTGTTTCCACCTCCTACGCAATCCGGGTTGAGCTACGATACTTGTCACTCGCATCTACTTGGGTTTCCTGCCGTCACACCTGATTTGCTCATCCTGCCTAGTCAAAAAGCAAACCCATTCATTCGGGTCGTTAACAGCGCCACTGTGGTTCAACCAGGCAGCGTCGCTCACTCCACGGTTGCCTGCATCCAAATCCGCCCGCTTCCCCGAGATTATCTACAGAGTCGATCTCAATTCGACACTATCAATGCAACCCTGTACGACAGGGCGCGCATCGACATTGTTACCATCTAG
- a CDS encoding putative ran-specific GTPase-activating protein, with translation MADTEATKPTVDATEQAGSGSGAAAEEAESDAHFEPVIKLEKLVEVKTHEEDEEVTFKMRAKLFRFDKDAKEWKERGTGDVRLLEHKQTHKVRLVMRRDKTLKVCANHYVTSDMKLSPNVGSDRSWVYNVAADVADGEATAETLAIRFANSENANGFKDAFEQAQKKNAGSSTTDAPAPPQESSKDDEKPAATEQKNDEAKNE, from the exons ATGGCTGATACTGAAGCCACCAAGCCCACCGTCGACGCT ACCGAGCAGGCaggctctggctctggcgcGGCTGCCGAAGAGGCCGAAAGCGACGCGCACTTTGAGCCTGTaatcaagctcgagaaaCTGGTCGAAGTTAAGACGCacgaagaagatgaagagGTCACATTCAAGATGCGAGCCAAACTGTTCCGATTCGACAAGGACGCCAAGGAATGGAAGGAACGTGGTACTGGTGATGTTCGActgctcgagcacaagcagaCGCACAAGGTGCGACTGGTGATGCGTCGAgacaagacgctcaaggTGTGCGCCAACCACTACGTGACGAGCGATATGAAGCTCAGCCCCAACGTCGGATCGGACCGATCGTGGGTGTACAACGTTGCTGCCGACGTCGCCGACGGTGAGGCCACTGCCGAGACGCTGGCGATTCGTTTTGCCAACTCGGAAAACGCGAATGGGTTCAAGGACGCTTTCGAGCAGGCACAGAAGAAGAACGCCGGtagcagcaccaccgatgcaccagcaccgcctCAAGAATCGAGCAAGGACGACGAAAAGCCCGCTGCCACAGAGCAGAAGAAcgacgaggccaagaacGAGTAA
- a CDS encoding uncharacterized protein (related to EMP24 protein precursor), with translation MSSRRTRLSLLASAFTLAVLLIVCLSSVTPAAAHMIELGPHSSECFFEDLHHGDQMTLTYQVGGGGHLDIDVTLYDPKSNALFKQERKDTGTYSFTAQDDGRYTYCLSNDFSSVSDKTVSFNVHGIIYVPDEGDMLPIEREIRDLAAGLQAVKDEQEYLVIRERVHRNTAESTNTRVKWWSIIQGFILVAVCSCQVYFVKRHFEVRRVV, from the exons ATGTCGTCCAGACGCACACGGCTCTCCCTGCTCGCATCAGCGTTTACGCTAGCTGTTCTCCTGATTGTATGCCTCTCTTCAGTCACTCCCGCTGCGGCACATAtgatcgagctcggtcCACACAGCAGCGAGTGTTTCTTCGAAGACCTGCACCACGGCGATCAGATGACGCTCACCTACCAAGTCGGTGGCGGCGGACACCTCGATATCGACGTCACCCTGTACGATCCGAAATCGAACGCATTGTTCAAGCAAGAGCGCAAGGATACAGGCACCTATTCGTTCACAGCGCAGGACGACGGACGATACACATATTGTCTGTCGAACGACTTCAGCTCGGTTTCTGACAAGACAGTCTCGTTCAATGTTCATGGCATCATCTACGTCCCAGATGAAGGAGACATGCTGCCGATCGAACGTGAAATCAGAGACTTGGCTGCAGGCCTACAAGCGGTAAAAGACGAACAGGAGTACTTGGTCATTCGAGAACGCGTTCACAGAAATA CCGCGGAAAGCACAAACACTCGCGTCAAATGGTGGTCCATCATCCAAGGTTTCATCTTGGTAGCCGTTTGCTCCTGCCAAGTCTACTTTGTTAAGCGTCATTTCGAAGTTCGTCGTGTTGTCTGA
- a CDS encoding putative required for pre-18S rRNA processing translates to MVKVLFETAVGFCLFNVSDSSKLEATKNLHESLDSAEGASNLLKLSAIHRFTNTAEAVEDISAINEGKMSKSLKKFLTDEIVEGKGKEKENLIVAESKLASNIAKKLGIQVTYDSELLDLYRGIRENLATLLSSSSGDESLDPRDLNTMSLGLSHSLSRYKLKFSPDKVDTMVVQAIGLLDDLDKEINIYAMRVKEWYGWHFPEMGKIITDNLAYAKVIRAMGFRTNASATDFSEILPEEIEETLKAAAEISMGTEISETDLEHIWSLCDQVISITQYRTQLYQYLQNRMAAIAPNLTALVGDLVGARLISHAGSLMNLAKHPASTVQILGAEKALFRALKTKHDTPKYGLIYHSSLVGQAPQKLKGKMARMVATKAALSIRLDALADADTKSDEGAPTVGIEARAKLESRLRALEMQSGLSGMRSARNAAGDQGHKQKGFQMEAGGRSYNAAADAAGPSDMASAANMAPSMLPSTPAKPSTTTDEEKKLSKEERKALKKARKSEIAASEPATPAAASEAGDDKLSKEERKALKKAKKDANGVETPKKEKKDKKKRSADEADVNGTPKSEPGSSKKKKSKKD, encoded by the exons ATGGTCAAGGTGCTTTTCGAGACCGCCGTAGGCTTCTGCCTCTTCAATGTTTCCGACtcgtccaagctcgaggccaCAAAGAACCTCCAcgagtcgctcgactcTGCTGAGGGTGCTAGCAacctgctcaagctctCGGCCATCCACCGCTTCACCAACACTGCCGAGGCCGTCGAAGATATCTCTGCCATCAACGAAGgcaagatgagcaagagcCTCAAAAAGTTTCTTACTGACGAAATCGTTGagggcaagggcaaggagaaggagaacCTCATTGTCGCCGAATCCAAGCTTG CTTCCAACAttgccaagaagctcggcatccagGTCACGTACGATAGCGAACTCCTCGACCTCTACCGTGGCATCCGCGAGAACCTGGCCACACTcctctcttcttcctccgGCGACGAGTCGCTCGACCCTCGTGATCTCAACACCATGAGCCTTGGTCTTTCGCACAGTCTGAGTCGTTACAAGCTCAAGTTTAGCCCTGACAAGGTCGACACCATGGTCGTACAAGCGATTGGCctgctcgacgacctcGACAAGGAGATCAACATTTATGCTATGCGTGTCAAGGAATGGTACGGCTGGCACTTCCCCGAGATGGGCAAGATCATCACCGACAACCTCGCCTACGCCAAGGTGATCCGCGCCATGGGCTTCCGAACCAACGCTTCCGCCACCGACTTTAGCGAGATCCTGCCAGAGGAAATTGAGGAGACCCTGAAAGCCGCCGCCGAAATCTCGATGGGCACCGAAATCTCGGAAACCGATCTGGAGCACATTTGGAGCCTTTGCGACCAGGTTATCTCCATCACGCAGTACCGCACGCAGCTCTACCAGTACCTCCAGAACCGCATGGCTGCCATTGCTCCCAACCTCACTGCGCTGGTCGGCGACCTGGTCGGTGCTCGGCTCATCAGCCACGCCGGTTCGCTCATGAATCTCGCCAAGCACCCTGCGTCGACGGTCCAGATTCTCGGTGCCGAAAAGGCGCTCTTCCGAGCACTCAAGACCAAGCACGACACGCCCAAGTACGGTCTCATCTACCacagctcgctcgtcggTCAAGCGCCACAGAAGCTCAAGGGTAAGATGGCCCGAATGGTGGCTACCAAAGCCGCACTTTCGATCCgcctcgatgcgctcgctgaCGCCGACACCAAGAGCGACGAGGGCGCTCCCACTGTGGGTATCGAGGCAcgtgccaagctcgagtcgcgTCTGCGTGCTctcgagatgcagagcgGTCTTTCGGGCATGCGCTCGGCAAGAAACGCTGCTGGCGACCAGGGCCACAAGCAAAAGGGCTTCCAAATGGAGGCTGGTGGTCGATCGTacaacgctgctgctgacgctgccgGCCCTAGTGACATGGCTTCCGCTGCTAACATGGCGCCATCCATGCTACCCTCGACACCAGCCAAgccttccaccaccaccgatgaggagaagaagctgtCCAAGGAAGAGCGaaaggcgctcaagaaggcgaggaAATCGGAAATCGCTGCTTCTGAGCCCGCTACCCCCGCGGCCGCTTCCGAGGCTGGTGACGATAAGCTGAGCAAGGAAGAAcgcaaggcgctcaagaaggccaagaaggatgCCAACGGCGTTGAGACACCCaagaaggaaaagaaggacaagaaaAAACGTTCCGCAGACGAGGCCGACGTCAACGGCACACCCAAATCCGAACCAGGGTCGAGCAAAAAGAAGAAGTCCAAGAAGGATTAG
- a CDS encoding putative proteasome regulatory particle base subunit RPT2, with product MGQAPSGGAPGRGGKDNKKDQQKKWEPPLPTRVGKKKKRGPDSSSKLPTVYPNTRCRLKLLKLERIKDHLLLEEEFVQNQERLKPQEDKDAEERTRVDDLRGSPMAVGTLEEIIDDEHAIVSSATGPEYYVSIMSFVDKDLLEPGCSVLLHHKAMAIVGVLSDDADPMVSVMKLDKAPSESYADIGGLETQIQEIKEAVELPLTHPELYEEMGIRPPKGVILYGVPGTGKTLLAKAVANQTSATFLRVVGSELIQKYLGDGPKLVRELFRVADEHAPSIVFIDEIDAVGTKRYDSNSGGEREIQRTLLELLNQLDGFDTRHDVKVIMATNRIESLDPALIRPGRIDRKIEFPLPDQKTKMHIFKLHTSRMNLDSDVDLEEFVAMKDDLSGADIKSLVTEAGLLALRERRMRVTKKDFTTARERVIDRKNEGTPEGLYL from the coding sequence ATGGGTCAAGCTCCTAGCGGTGGAGCGCCCGGTCGCGGAGGCAAAGACAACAAAAAGGATCAACAGAAGAAGTGGGAAcctcctcttccaacaCGTGtcggcaagaagaagaagcgcggTCCTGActcgtcgtccaagctCCCCACGGTCTACCCCAACACACGATGCCGAttgaagctgctcaagctcgaacgAATCAAGGATCATCTCTTGCTCGAGGAGGAATTCGTGCAGAACCAGGAGCGACTCAAACCGcaggaggacaaggacgcAGAGGAGCGTACAAGGGTCGATGACCTCAGAGGTAGCCCTATGGCTGTAGGAACGCTCGAGGAAATtatcgacgacgagcatgCCATTGTCAGCAGCGCAACGGGTCCAGAGTACTATGTCAGCATCATGAGCTTTGTCGACAAAGACCTGCTCGAACCGGGCTGCAGCGTACTGCTTCACCACAAGGCTATGGCGATCGTTGGTGTTCTTTCGGACGATGCCGATCCCATGGTTAGTGTCatgaagctcgacaaggcgcCTTCCGAGAGCTACGCCGACATTGGAGGTCTCGAAACCCAAATTCAGGAGATCAAGGAAGCCGTCGAACTACCGCTCACCCACCCAGAACTTTACGAAGAGATGGGCATCAGGCCGCCGAAAGGTGTCATCCTCTACGGTGTTCCTGGCACGGGCAAGacgctgctcgccaaggcGGTTGCCAACCAGACCTCGGCCACCTTCCTGCGCGTGGTCGGCTCCGAGCTCATTCAAAAATACCTGGGTGATGGTCCCAAACTTGTACGTGAGCTGTTCCGCGTTGCCGACGAGCATGCTCCCAGCATTGTTTTCATCGATGAGATTGACGCTGTAGGCACCAAACGATACGACTCAAATTCaggaggagagagagagatcCAGCGTACACTCTTGGAACTACtcaaccagctcgacggTTTCGACACGAGACACGACGTCAAGGTGATCATGGCCACCAACCGaatcgagtcgctcgaccCTGCGCTCATCCGACCGGGCCGAATTGACCGAAAGATCGAGTTTCCTCTGCCTGACCAAAAGACCAAGATGCACATCTTCAAGCTTCACACATCGCGTATGAacctcgactcggacgTGGACCTGGAAGAGTTTGTCGCCATGAAAGACGACCTCTCGGGTGCCGATATCAAGTCGCTCGTTACCGAGGCAGGTTTGTTGGCGTTGCGAGAGAGGCGGATGCGTGTGACCAAGAAGGACTTTACCACGGCGCGTGAGCGTGTTATCGACCGAAAGAATGAGGGCACTCCCGAGGGTCTTTATCTTTAA
- a CDS encoding translocation channel protein TIM22 (related to Tim22, mitochondrial import inner membrane translocase subunit), whose translation MAHLRPLMAPVYVPGTEPLPPGVTEEDRAEMAKIAKWNKIANMAMESCPTKCAFSGAAGFGLGAFFSLMSTSFAVDDPLRRTTLAANGLSGAAGAGDMTTMQSTKEFFKQTGKSMYRSGKGFGKVGALYSGIECCIEAYRAKNDLVNPVAAGFAAGAILARNSGPKAAIGGGVAFAAFSGAIDMYLRREAPDDA comes from the exons ATGGCGCACCTTCGACCGCTCATGGCGCCCGTATACGTCCCTGGAACCGAACCGCTACCGCCGGGAGTCACGGAGGAAGATCGagccgagatggccaagatcgccaagTGGAACAAGATTGCGAACATGGCCATGGAGTCGTGCCCGACCAAGTGCGCGTTCTCGGGTGCTGCGGGGTTTGGATTGGGGGCATTCTTCTCGCTCATGTCGACGAGTTTTGCCGTGGACGATCCGTTGAGGAGAACGACGCTAGCGGCGAACGGCCTGAGCGGCGCTGCGGGAGCGGGCGATATGACGACAATGCAGAGTACGAAAGAGTTTTTCAAGCAAACCGGCAAGTCTATGTACAGGAGCGGTAAAGGCTTCGGTAAAGTCGGTGCGCTGTATAGCGGTATCGAGTGCTGTATCGAGGCG TACCGCGCCAAGAACGATCTGGTCAACCCAGTAGCAGCGGGTTTTGCAGCCGGCGCCATCTTGGCCAGAAACTCTGGTCCGAAAGCTGCGATCGGCGGTGGTGTTGCTTTCGCCGCCTTCTCCGGCGCCATCGACATGTA CTTACGGAGGGAGGCACCGGATGATGCTTAG
- a CDS encoding uncharacterized protein (related to RRP7 - essential protein involved in rRNA processing and ribosome biogenesis): protein MGKKSGNDGLAPSSSVSANTKHKQAQTTAIALANGFLAVPIQVASRSFANQTILHWIYVRKHTTATNSSAGSSSSNPESLPADRTLFMANLPVDTTETNLRDMLASVGAISQVRFRRQAGVEDGEEDEREERGVGELSDEDDIEGEHHQLAKQGKKGKKKNASAGAQGKSRVPQIVPLPAMHAPSTSQDGVNGFLSTSSSAHVVFLDAASMNRALDRLKKGLKWRHTPETLRGLSYLLSSYALSRPSLPSVSTWANSVISLYQYRRSHPLPRRIGVRGVTLGASGELLDEDGFIIVQRTSGKYGRAGASADGGGSVGVAKHGFKENQNKKSTGLQDFYRFQLRERKREELAGLRKRFEEDKAKVQKLKAGRRFKPY from the coding sequence ATGGGCAAGAAAAGTGGCAACGATGGTCTGGCACCGTCGTCTAGCGTCAGTGCGAACACCAAGCACAAACAAGCACAAACTACCGCTATCGCACTTGCAAATGGGTTCCTAGCAGTACCCATCCAAGTCGCATCCAGGAGCTTCGCTAATCAGACCATTCTCCACTGGATCTACGTCCGAAAACACACCACAGCAACTAATTCCAGTGCCggatcaagctcgtcaaacCCAGAATCATTACCGGCGGATCGAACCTTGTTCATGGCCAACCTGCCAGTGGATACCACCGAAACGAATCTCAGAGACATGCTGGCTAGCGTGGGGGCCATCTCACAGGTTCGATTCAGGAGACAAGCTGGAGTGGAAGATGGGGAGGAGGATGAAAGGGAGGAGAGAGGGGTAGGTGAGTTGTcagacgaagacgacatAGAGGGAGAACACCATCAACTGGCCAAGCAGGGAAAGAAgggaaagaagaagaacgCTAGTGCTGGTGCGCAAGGCAAGAGCCGTGTACCACAAATTGTGCCTTTGCCTGCTATGCATGCTCCAAGTACGAGTCAAGATGGAGTGAATGGATTTctgtcgacctcgtcgagcgcgcACGTAGTGTTTCTGGATGCAGCCTCGATGAATCGTGCGCTGGATCGGCTCAAAAAAGGACTCAAATGGCGACACACTCCCGAAACTCTGCGAGGACTTTCATACCTTCTCTCATCATATGCGCTTTCTCGACCCTCTCTCCCCTCCGTTTCCACCTGGGCCAACTCGGTGATCTCGCTCTACCAATACCGACGCTCACACCCTTTGCCGCGTCGAATTGGCGTCCGCGGCGTAACGCTCGGCGCTTCTGGAGAACTGCTGGACGAAGACGgcttcatcatcgtccaACGCACCTCGGGCAAATACGGTCGCGCTGGTGCGTCTGCCGATGGCGGCGGAAGCGTAGGTGTCGCCAAACACGGCTTCAAAGAAAACCagaacaagaagagcaCAGGCCTTCAGGATTTCTATCGTTTCCAGCTCAGAGAGAGAAAGCGAGAGGAGCTCGCAGGCTTGAGGAAGAGGTTTGAAGAGGATAAGGCGAAAGTGCAAAAGTTGAAGGCGGGAAGGAGGTTCAAGCCATATTAG
- a CDS encoding inosine 5`-monophosphate dehydrogenase has product MPASNGIQLPQDEAVLSPSQALEHLKTYTYGDGLSMAELIDSRQHGGLTYNDFLVLPGFINFAASDVSLRTKVTKNVTLNTPFLSSPMDTVTETEMAIAMGLMGGMGVIHNNMSPQEQASVVRKVKKYENGFITEPLCLDPKATVGDVLDVKERLGFGGIPITDTGAMHGKLLGIVTARDVQFRDTTLPLSEVMTTDLVTAKQGVTLEQANTILRDSKKGKLPIVDAEGRLVALLARSDLLKNQNFPLASKRPESKQLYCAAAIGTRPSDRERLSLLVEAGLDVVILDSSQGNSVYQIEMIQWIKQTYPQIDVVAGNVVTREQAASLIAAGADALRVGMGSGSICITQEVMAVGRPQGTAVHAVAEFASKFGVPVIADGGISNVGHIAKALALGASAVMMGGLLAGTTESPGDYFYRDGKRLKGYRGMGSIEAMEHQKKGKIAGATGKGAAKADKVATDENAATQRYFSESDAVKVAQGVAGAVQDKGSVKKFLPYLYTGLQHSLQDMGVPHLYQLRSAVASGQVRFELRTASAQVEGGVHGLHSYEKRLFSS; this is encoded by the exons ATGCCTGCTAGCAACGGTATTCAGCTCCCTCAGGACGAAGCGGTCCTTTCGCCTTCTCAGGCGCTTGAGCACCTCAAGACCTACACTTACGGCGATGGTCTCAGCATggccgagctcatcgactCGCGTCAGCACGGTGGTCTCACCTACAATGACTTTCTCGTTCTGCCCGGTTTCATCAACTTTGCTGCTTCGGACGTCAGCCTGCGCACCAAGGTGACCAAGAACGTTACGCTCAACACGCCTTTCCTCTCGTCGCCCATGGACACGGTTaccgagaccgagatggCGATCGCAATGGGCTTGATGGGCGGTATGGGTGTCATTCACAACAACATGAGCCCTCAGGAGCAGGCTAGCGTTGTGCGCAAGGTCAAGAAGTACGAGAACGGTTTCATCACCGAACCTCTCTGCCTCGACCCCAAGGCCACCGTCGGTGACGTTCTCGATGTCAAGGAGCGTCTGGGTTTTGGTGGTATTCCTATCACTG ACACTGGTGCGATGCACGGCAAGCTTCTCGGTATCGTCACTGCTCGTGACGTCCAGTTCCGTGATACCACGCTTCCGCTTTCCGAGGTCATGACCACCGACCTTGTCACCGCCAAGCAGGGAGtcacgctcgagcaggccaACACTATCCTGCGTGACAGCAAAAAGGGCAAGCTCCCcatcgtcgacgccgaGGGCCGCCTTGTTGCcctgctcgctcgctctgACTTGCTCAAGAATCAAAACTTCCCTCTCGCCTCCAAGCGTCCCGAAAGCAAGCAGCTTTACTGTGCCGCTGCCATCGGCACTCGTCCCTCAGACCGTGAACGTCTCAGTCTTCTTGTAGAGGCTGGATTGGACGTTGTCATCCTCGACTCGTCCCAGGGTAACTCGGTGTATCAGATCGAAATGATCCAGTGGATCAAGCAGACCTACCCGCAGATCGACGTTGTCGCCGGTAACGTCGTCACACGAGAGCAGGCTGCCAGCCTGATCGCCGCTGGTGCTGACGCCCTTCGTGTCGGCATGGGTTCCGGTTCGATCTGCATCACCCAGGAAGTGATGGCTGTCGGTCGACCTCAGGGTACCGCCGTCCACGCCGTTGCTGAGTTCGCCTCCAAGTTTGGCGTCCCCGTCATCGCCGATGGTGGAATTTCCAATGTCGGTCACATCGCCAAGGCTCTCGCACTCGGTGCTTCCGCCGTCATGATGGGAGGCTTGCTCGCCGGAACCACCGAATCCCCCGGTGACTACTTCTATCGCGACGGTAAGCGTCTCAAGGGTTACCGTGGTATGGGATCCATCGAAGCCATGGAGCACCagaagaagggcaagatCGCCGGCGCCACCGGTAAAGgtgctgccaaggctgACAAGGTTGCTACCGACGAAAACGCCGCTACGCAGCGATACTTTTCTGAAAGCGACGCCGTCAAGGTCGCCCAGGGCGTTGCAGGTGCTGTGCAGGACAAGGGCTCGGTCAAGAAGTTCTTGCCTTACCTGTACACCGGTCTGCAACACTCGTTGCAGGACATGGGTGTCCCACACCTCTACCAGTTGCGCTCTGCAGTGGCCTCGGGCCAGGTGAGGTTCGAGTTGAGGACCGCAAGCGCCCAGGTCGAGGGTGGTGTCCACGGGCTTCACAGCTACGAGAAGCGTCTGTTCTCTTCGTAG